Below is a window of Triticum urartu cultivar G1812 unplaced genomic scaffold, Tu2.1 TuUngrouped_contig_235, whole genome shotgun sequence DNA.
ATGTTTATCATCACTCATTTCTTTATCATCACTCTGCTGTCTAGTGCTTCATTGCCACAATTAACCACTGCTTGACCCTCGctgcagaggctgcctgacaAGTTTGCGAAGATGCTCGTCGGCCGTGAGCCCCACAAAGTGAAGCTGCTGGAGGCCGGCAGCGGGCTTCATAGGCTGTGGGACGTGTTGGTGGTGTTCGATGGTGAAGGCCACATGTACCTAGGGCCCGGCTGGGAGCATTTCGCCCGCGCCCATGAGCTACAGCTCGGGTACTTCCTTGTCTTCCGCTACGACGGCGACGCCACGTTCACCGTGAAGATGTTCGACAACACCATGTGCCGCATGTACTACCAGCAGGACGACGATGCCAGTAAGCTCTCTACCTCTCTTCTTCGTGTCCTTTTGGCTTTCTCTACCAGCACGACGACAACACCATGTTCACACTTTGTTGCATTTGGCCATGCAATGGGAGCAGCAGCGGGGATGACGAGGAGCAAAGAGGGGATGACGAGGACCAGAGTGGGCAAGAAGAGGAGCAGAGCGGGGATGACGAccttgctatggtggtggctaacgacgaccttgctatggtgg
It encodes the following:
- the LOC125526936 gene encoding B3 domain-containing protein Os03g0212300-like, with protein sequence MAGLEGFEFFEIVIEKSCSRQRLPDKFAKMLVGREPHKVKLLEAGSGLHRLWDVLVVFDGEGHMYLGPGWEHFARAHELQLGYFLVFRYDGDATFTVKMFDNTMCRMYYQQDDDATAGMTRSKEGMTRTRVGKKRSRAGMTTLLWWWLTTTLLWWWLTTTLLWWWLTTTSRLLCLTLT